In Candidatus Krumholzibacteriia bacterium, one genomic interval encodes:
- the bcrD gene encoding benzoyl-CoA reductase subunit D has translation MSKQRDVMLVSGIDVGSSAIKIVVMEDSGDGGARVLSKGTERIRRRDQQIVTADLFQQCVDEANLTPTDLTYTATTGEGETVPFRTGHFYGMTTHARGGLFLDPEARAVLDIGALHTRGVLLDERAKVLSYRMTSQCASGSGQFLENISRYLGITLDEIGPLSLEADNPEACSSICAVLAETDVINMVSRGITTSNIIKGIHQSMAGRYLRLLTSAGASGVTLITGGLANDVGLVQALREAAAEQKKSTLEIRAHEDSVYAGALGAALWGAFRARKLAARGISLGTAAPA, from the coding sequence ATGAGCAAGCAACGGGATGTGATGCTGGTTTCCGGCATCGACGTGGGATCGTCCGCCATCAAGATCGTGGTGATGGAGGACTCGGGCGACGGTGGTGCCCGGGTTCTGTCCAAGGGGACGGAGCGCATTCGCCGTCGCGACCAGCAAATCGTCACCGCGGACCTGTTCCAGCAGTGCGTGGACGAGGCAAATCTGACGCCGACGGATCTTACCTACACCGCCACCACCGGCGAGGGCGAGACGGTGCCGTTTCGCACCGGGCACTTCTACGGCATGACCACGCACGCGCGCGGCGGGCTGTTTCTCGACCCGGAGGCCCGCGCGGTGCTGGACATCGGCGCGCTGCACACGCGCGGCGTGCTGCTCGACGAACGCGCCAAGGTGCTGAGCTACCGCATGACCAGCCAGTGCGCCTCCGGCTCCGGCCAGTTCCTGGAAAACATCAGCCGCTACCTGGGGATCACCCTGGACGAAATCGGGCCGTTGTCGCTGGAGGCGGACAACCCGGAGGCCTGCTCGTCGATCTGCGCCGTGCTCGCCGAGACCGACGTGATCAACATGGTGTCGCGCGGCATCACCACCTCCAACATCATCAAGGGGATCCACCAGTCCATGGCGGGGCGCTATCTGCGCCTGCTGACGTCGGCCGGGGCGAGCGGCGTGACGCTGATCACCGGCGGCCTGGCCAACGACGTGGGCCTGGTGCAGGCGCTGCGCGAAGCCGCCGCCGAGCAGAAGAAGAGCACACTCGAGATCCGCGCCCACGAAGACTCGGTGTACGCGGGCGCGCTGGGTGCGGCGTTGTGGGGCGCTTTTCGCGCGCGCAAGCTCGCGGCGCGCGGCATCTCACTGGGAACGGCGGCCCCGGCATGA
- a CDS encoding SDR family oxidoreductase, with translation MTAAREDPARFIALEGRLALVAGGAGGIGSAIVRMFQAAGAAVVVADRPGTTAPEDAEFLPCDVADAASVASLFETLQKTRSNLDILVHAAGVTQDAVLWKMTPDAWQNVLRVNLDSAFHLLHGAVPMLRRAESASVILVTSINGERGKFGQANYAASKAGLIGLGRTAARELGAFGIRVNMIAPGMIRTAMTEALTDEVRERAQDESVLRRLGEPDDVARVALFLASGLSRHVTGQVLRVDGGQLIA, from the coding sequence ATGACCGCCGCCCGCGAGGATCCCGCGCGCTTCATCGCGCTCGAGGGGCGCCTGGCGCTGGTGGCCGGCGGCGCGGGGGGCATTGGCTCGGCCATCGTGCGCATGTTCCAGGCGGCGGGTGCGGCGGTGGTGGTGGCGGACCGGCCGGGTACGACCGCACCGGAAGACGCGGAGTTCCTGCCCTGCGACGTGGCCGATGCGGCGTCGGTGGCGTCGCTGTTCGAAACGTTGCAGAAGACGCGCTCGAATCTCGACATCCTGGTACACGCCGCGGGTGTCACGCAGGACGCCGTGCTGTGGAAGATGACCCCGGACGCGTGGCAGAACGTGCTGCGCGTCAACCTGGATTCGGCCTTTCACCTGTTGCACGGCGCGGTTCCCATGCTGCGGCGCGCGGAGTCGGCCAGCGTGATCCTGGTGACGTCCATCAACGGGGAACGCGGCAAGTTCGGGCAGGCCAACTATGCGGCCAGCAAGGCGGGTTTGATCGGGCTGGGGCGCACCGCCGCCCGCGAGCTGGGCGCGTTCGGTATTCGCGTGAACATGATTGCGCCGGGAATGATCCGCACCGCGATGACCGAGGCGCTCACGGATGAGGTGCGGGAGCGCGCGCAGGATGAAAGCGTGTTGCGGCGGCTGGGCGAACCGGACGACGTGGCGCGCGTGGCGCTGTTTCTCGCCTCGGGCCTGTCGCGGCACGTCACCGGGCAGGTGCTGCGCGTGGACGGGGGCCAGTTGATCGCATGA
- a CDS encoding GNAT family N-acetyltransferase: MNETTSGTVVVRNLRPADLDAVIALDAKNTGHRRDDYFRVKLQQNLVETGIKVSLAAETDGAFAGFLLARVYYGEFGQTEPVAVLDTIDVHPDFRGRGVGSALLDQLRLNLSGLGVTSLRTEVGWDDLTLIGFFQHEGFRPGARLCLDLDLTGPRPERADA, encoded by the coding sequence ATGAATGAGACAACGAGTGGAACCGTGGTGGTGCGAAACCTCAGGCCCGCGGATCTGGACGCGGTTATCGCGCTGGATGCAAAGAACACCGGGCACCGGCGCGACGACTACTTCCGGGTCAAGTTGCAGCAGAACCTGGTCGAAACGGGCATCAAGGTTTCCCTGGCCGCGGAAACCGACGGCGCCTTCGCGGGCTTTCTGCTGGCGCGGGTGTACTACGGGGAGTTCGGACAGACCGAGCCGGTTGCCGTGCTCGACACCATCGACGTGCACCCGGACTTTCGCGGCCGCGGCGTGGGCAGCGCGCTGCTCGACCAGTTGCGTTTGAATCTTTCCGGACTCGGGGTGACCTCGCTGCGAACCGAAGTGGGCTGGGACGATCTGACATTGATCGGTTTCTTCCAGCACGAGGGATTCCGGCCCGGCGCCCGCCTGTGTCTGGACCTCGACCTCACCGGGCCGCGCCCGGAGCGTGCCGACGCATGA
- a CDS encoding Rrf2 family transcriptional regulator: MTTGTSIRHALYAVIDLARSDESNPISVASIAQRRGIPETALAKVFQRLVRSGLVVGMRGPHGGYRLARPASEITVLDVMDVFSPAQSDARLPEDVGRDDRLEEFIGTVDGQARSAFASVTIDQLAAKDKTSL, translated from the coding sequence ATGACAACGGGAACCAGCATCCGTCACGCCCTCTACGCGGTGATCGACCTGGCGCGATCGGACGAGTCCAATCCGATCAGCGTGGCGAGCATCGCGCAACGACGGGGCATACCGGAGACCGCACTGGCCAAGGTGTTTCAACGGCTGGTGCGTTCCGGCCTCGTGGTGGGGATGCGCGGACCCCACGGCGGATACCGGCTGGCGCGCCCCGCCAGCGAGATAACGGTACTCGACGTCATGGACGTGTTTTCTCCCGCGCAATCGGATGCGCGTCTCCCCGAGGACGTTGGCCGCGACGACCGCCTGGAGGAATTCATCGGGACGGTCGACGGGCAGGCGCGAAGCGCCTTTGCATCGGTCACCATCGACCAGCTGGCCGCGAAGGACAAGACCTCTCTCTGA